From the genome of Amycolatopsis sp. NBC_01488, one region includes:
- a CDS encoding VOC family protein, whose protein sequence is MGERGRPRHPDRLTPAEWRVVDAVRHGLTNGEIARRRGTSRDAVKFHVGNAVRKLGLAGRAELRAWRGAPADSALAGRTGEEAAVLGPIGQVSRTVADLGRAKAFYGDVLGLAHLYTFGDLAFFDCDGVRLFLTAGEPKGTESVLYFRVPDIDAAYDALRGRGVEFLGAPHLIFRHESGVEEWMAFFADPDGHTTAIMSQVSPR, encoded by the coding sequence GTGGGCGAGCGCGGCAGGCCACGGCACCCCGACCGGCTGACCCCCGCCGAGTGGCGGGTGGTCGACGCGGTCCGCCACGGCCTGACCAACGGCGAGATCGCCCGGCGGCGCGGCACCAGCCGGGACGCCGTCAAGTTCCACGTCGGCAACGCCGTCCGCAAGCTCGGCCTGGCCGGGCGGGCCGAGCTGCGCGCGTGGCGCGGCGCCCCGGCGGACAGCGCGCTCGCCGGCCGGACGGGTGAGGAGGCGGCGGTGCTGGGACCGATCGGACAGGTGTCGCGGACCGTCGCGGATCTCGGCCGGGCGAAGGCGTTCTACGGCGACGTGCTCGGCCTCGCGCATCTGTACACGTTCGGCGACTTGGCGTTCTTCGACTGCGACGGCGTCCGGTTGTTCCTGACCGCGGGCGAGCCGAAGGGCACGGAGTCGGTGCTCTACTTCCGCGTCCCGGACATCGACGCGGCGTACGACGCGCTGCGCGGCCGGGGTGTCGAGTTCCTCGGCGCACCGCACCTGATCTTCCGGCACGAGTCGGGCGTCGAGGAGTGGATGGCGTTCTTCGCCGACCCCGACGGCCACACGACCGCGATCATGAGCCAGGTCTCGCCTCGCTAG
- a CDS encoding 2-keto-4-pentenoate hydratase — protein MNRERAAELIWDAWRTGKRLDGLPADARPRDLAEGMAAQAALAELAGPVSGWKIAATTAYARQYLDVPGPLPGVMFERFRHAEGEPVPADTMTMGVAEPEFAFRLKADPGLSPSLTAVLDAVDTMFLALEMPDSRYADHRHAGGPQLLADVACAGRFVEGRPVPGWRDLDLPRRPVVLHADGQEFSRGSGSLVLGDPRLALHWLAMELPRHGRSLRPGDVVTTGTATPPCPIHAGGHVVADFGALGSVEARFGGGG, from the coding sequence GTGAACCGAGAGCGGGCGGCAGAACTCATCTGGGACGCGTGGCGGACCGGGAAGCGCCTCGACGGTCTTCCGGCCGACGCCCGCCCGCGCGACCTCGCCGAAGGGATGGCCGCGCAGGCGGCGCTCGCCGAGCTGGCCGGGCCGGTGTCCGGCTGGAAGATCGCCGCCACCACCGCGTACGCCCGGCAGTACCTCGACGTCCCGGGCCCGTTGCCGGGCGTGATGTTCGAGCGGTTCCGCCACGCCGAGGGCGAGCCGGTGCCGGCCGACACCATGACCATGGGCGTCGCCGAGCCCGAGTTCGCCTTCCGGCTCAAGGCCGACCCCGGGCTGTCGCCGTCGCTGACCGCGGTGCTCGACGCCGTCGACACGATGTTCCTCGCGCTGGAGATGCCCGACAGCCGCTACGCCGACCACCGGCACGCGGGCGGCCCGCAGCTGCTGGCCGACGTCGCGTGCGCCGGCCGGTTCGTCGAGGGGCGCCCGGTACCGGGCTGGCGCGACCTGGACCTGCCGCGCCGGCCGGTCGTCCTGCACGCCGACGGCCAGGAGTTCTCGCGCGGCAGCGGCAGCCTGGTGCTCGGCGACCCGCGGCTGGCCCTGCACTGGCTGGCCATGGAGCTGCCCCGCCACGGCCGCTCGCTGCGCCCCGGCGACGTCGTGACGACCGGGACGGCGACCCCGCCGTGCCCGATCCACGCCGGCGGCCACGTCGTCGCGGACTTCGGCGCGCTCGGCAGCGTCGAGGCGCGGTTCGGCGGGGGAGGGTAA
- a CDS encoding TetR/AcrR family transcriptional regulator yields the protein MTSGTRPRRRRLEPAERRAEILAAARHLFGAGSYASVSTSDIAEAAGVARPLINHYFGGKRELYLEVVRQLMIVPAPVTEALPDTTMEERLTIGVDRWIDVVDRNRDAWLTVIGPESAGRDPEIERIMLEADEVAADRVLEAALMSDVTEGREELRAMIRSFGGLLRAASREWLIRGTLDRAALRTFLTDSILNLLKVTYPAVLAERPGSGARTPPASSRSSA from the coding sequence ATGACCAGTGGGACCCGGCCGCGGCGACGCCGGCTCGAGCCGGCCGAACGGCGGGCGGAGATCCTCGCCGCCGCGCGGCACCTGTTCGGCGCGGGCAGCTACGCGTCGGTGTCCACTTCGGACATCGCCGAGGCGGCCGGGGTGGCGCGCCCCCTCATCAACCACTACTTCGGCGGCAAGCGCGAGCTGTACCTGGAAGTGGTGCGGCAGCTGATGATCGTGCCGGCGCCGGTCACCGAAGCGCTGCCGGACACCACGATGGAGGAGCGGCTGACGATCGGCGTCGACCGGTGGATCGACGTCGTGGACCGCAACCGCGACGCCTGGCTGACCGTGATCGGCCCGGAGTCCGCGGGCCGCGACCCCGAGATCGAGCGGATCATGCTGGAGGCCGACGAGGTCGCCGCCGACCGCGTGCTGGAAGCCGCGCTGATGTCCGACGTCACCGAAGGCCGCGAAGAGCTGCGCGCAATGATCCGGTCGTTCGGCGGGCTGCTGCGGGCCGCGTCGCGCGAGTGGCTGATCCGCGGCACGCTCGACCGCGCGGCGCTGCGCACCTTTCTCACCGATTCGATCCTCAACCTGCTGAAGGTGACCTACCCGGCGGTGCTAGCCGAGCGGCCCGGTAGCGGCGCGCGAACGCCGCCGGCGTCATCCCGGTCCAGCGCTTGA
- a CDS encoding winged helix DNA-binding domain-containing protein yields the protein METLSRRAMNRATLERQLLLRRAKMSAHDAVAHLAGLQAQAPFPPYYALWSRLHGFQPSELASLLEERQVVRIALMRGTVHLVTAADALAWRPVLQVLYDRDLKTNTQHARELAGLDHSEVASAARELLTASALTSTALGAELAKRWNVPAASLTHLARGRLPLVQTPPRAIWGKAGQTTYACLDEWVGAPLPPPSPASLIERYLRAFGPASVADVQAWAGITRLGEVASSMDLRRYRDPDGRELLDLPELTVPDEDVPAPPRLLGPFDQTILSFADRTRVISDAYRKRVITQNGLVKGTLLVDGQVRGFWEITKAKKAAAIELSPFEKLPKRDLAALESAAGRLVTWAEPAAETQEVRVHPAA from the coding sequence GTGGAGACCTTGAGCAGGCGGGCCATGAACCGCGCGACGCTGGAGCGCCAGCTGCTGCTGCGCCGCGCGAAGATGTCCGCCCACGACGCCGTGGCGCACCTGGCCGGGCTCCAGGCGCAGGCACCGTTCCCGCCGTACTACGCGTTGTGGTCGCGCCTGCACGGGTTCCAGCCTTCAGAGCTGGCGTCCCTGTTGGAGGAACGCCAGGTGGTCCGGATCGCGCTGATGCGCGGCACAGTCCACCTCGTGACCGCGGCGGACGCGCTGGCGTGGCGGCCGGTCCTGCAGGTGCTCTACGACCGCGACCTGAAGACGAACACCCAGCACGCCCGCGAGCTGGCCGGCCTGGACCACTCCGAAGTAGCCTCGGCGGCGCGCGAGCTGCTGACCGCTTCGGCGCTGACCAGCACGGCGCTCGGTGCCGAGCTGGCGAAACGCTGGAACGTCCCCGCGGCGTCCCTCACCCACCTGGCTCGCGGCCGGTTGCCGCTGGTGCAGACACCACCGCGGGCGATCTGGGGCAAGGCCGGTCAGACGACGTACGCGTGTCTCGACGAGTGGGTGGGTGCGCCGCTTCCCCCGCCTTCGCCCGCTTCGCTCATCGAGCGCTACCTGCGCGCGTTCGGCCCGGCGTCGGTGGCGGACGTGCAGGCGTGGGCGGGCATCACGCGGCTGGGCGAAGTGGCTTCGTCGATGGACCTCCGGCGCTACCGCGACCCGGACGGCCGAGAGCTGCTGGACCTGCCGGAGCTGACGGTGCCGGACGAGGACGTCCCGGCGCCGCCGCGGCTGCTCGGGCCGTTCGACCAGACGATCCTCTCGTTCGCGGACCGGACGCGGGTGATCTCGGACGCCTACCGCAAGCGCGTCATCACCCAGAACGGCCTGGTCAAGGGCACCCTGCTGGTCGACGGGCAGGTGCGCGGCTTCTGGGAGATCACGAAGGCGAAGAAGGCGGCGGCCATCGAGCTGTCGCCGTTCGAGAAGCTGCCGAAGCGCGACCTGGCGGCGTTGGAGAGCGCGGCCGGACGGCTGGTGACGTGGGCGGAGCCGGCGGCCGAGACCCAGGAGGTGCGTGTCCACCCGGCGGCGTGA
- a CDS encoding AraC family transcriptional regulator, producing MAELAAPAVGDWDFPRGTASIELMTRFAADRGLPAGQLLEATTLSPDLLADPSVQVDARQELAVVRALTELDGSDATALAIGRRYRVTTFGIFGFACISSPTLRDAMLFALRYFDLSFAFCIPHVELDGGGLTLELDDSRVPADVARFLVLRDLAAIFSVMRDLLPEITLEDLTFRHETSTVDGYEQTFGLVPRFGADACRATLDPALLSLPLPQANDQTVALCAAQCEAIVARKRRRSGISQQVRERLVRLGGVDAGMDEIARRLTLSTRTLRRRLTEAGTSYRALVDEVRQTLAEELLDTGVLSVEDVAYRLGYAEASSFIYAFKRWTGMTPAAFARRYRAARLAPPGRSPSAG from the coding sequence ATGGCCGAGCTCGCCGCGCCCGCCGTCGGGGACTGGGACTTCCCGCGCGGCACCGCCAGCATCGAGCTGATGACCCGGTTCGCCGCCGACCGCGGCCTGCCCGCCGGGCAGCTCCTGGAGGCGACGACGCTCTCGCCGGACCTGCTCGCCGACCCCTCGGTGCAGGTCGACGCGCGCCAGGAGCTGGCCGTCGTGCGCGCCCTGACCGAACTGGACGGCTCGGACGCGACGGCGCTGGCGATCGGGCGCCGGTACCGCGTCACGACTTTCGGCATCTTCGGGTTCGCCTGCATCAGCAGCCCGACGTTGCGCGACGCGATGCTGTTCGCCCTGCGCTACTTCGACCTCAGCTTCGCCTTCTGCATCCCGCACGTCGAGCTGGACGGCGGGGGCCTGACGCTGGAGCTGGACGACAGCCGCGTGCCCGCCGACGTCGCGCGCTTCCTCGTGCTGCGCGACCTGGCCGCGATCTTCTCGGTCATGCGCGACCTGCTGCCGGAGATCACGCTGGAGGACCTGACCTTCCGGCACGAGACGTCCACAGTGGACGGTTACGAGCAGACCTTCGGCCTGGTACCGCGGTTCGGCGCCGACGCCTGCCGCGCCACGCTCGACCCGGCGTTGCTGTCGCTGCCGCTACCGCAGGCGAACGACCAGACCGTCGCCCTGTGCGCCGCGCAGTGCGAAGCGATCGTCGCGCGCAAACGCCGTCGTTCGGGTATTTCGCAGCAGGTCCGCGAACGCCTGGTGCGGCTCGGCGGCGTCGACGCCGGGATGGACGAGATCGCGCGCCGGCTGACGCTCAGCACGCGGACCTTGCGCCGTCGCCTGACCGAAGCGGGGACGAGCTACCGCGCGCTGGTCGACGAAGTCCGCCAGACGCTGGCCGAGGAGCTGCTCGACACCGGCGTCCTGTCGGTCGAGGACGTCGCGTACCGGCTCGGGTACGCGGAGGCGTCGAGCTTCATCTACGCGTTCAAGCGCTGGACCGGGATGACGCCGGCGGCGTTCGCGCGCCGCTACCGGGCCGCTCGGCTAGCACCGCCGGGTAGGTCACCTTCAGCAGGTTGA
- a CDS encoding flavin-containing monooxygenase, whose translation MSSSAKGPSVLIVGTGFGGIGTAIELKRAGFTDFTILESAAEPGGVWRDNTYPGAACDIPSPLYSFSFEPNPRWPKRFSRQPDILAYLRRVIAKYGLEPHIHYRTEVTGAAFDADRGLWRVETRTGETYEANVFVPAVGQLSRPVLPDIPGRESFAGDAFHSARWDHGVELTGKRVAVIGTGASAVQFVPELRKHAKHVTVFQRTPPYVLAKSDPAYRRWQHWLFEHLPPTQLLGRLRIFLLAEYATYAMTKHPVLAKMFELRTAQLRRRHIKDPELRAKLKPAYPLGCKRILFTNDYLPALAQPDVDVEARRISSITPRGVRVEDGTEIAADVIVYGTGFAATEFLGRMEVRGLGGRSLREAWAGGARAYLGIAVPGFPNLFCVYGPNTNLGAGSIIYMIERQARYIRQAVEQLARPGVSYMDVRSEVEERYDREVQKRLGHSVWSACTSWYRQADGRVTTNWPGLVTEYDRRTRRLDPADYRAVA comes from the coding sequence ATGAGTAGTTCGGCGAAGGGGCCGTCGGTGCTGATCGTGGGCACCGGCTTCGGCGGCATCGGGACGGCGATCGAGCTGAAGCGCGCCGGGTTCACCGACTTCACGATCCTGGAGAGCGCGGCCGAGCCCGGCGGCGTCTGGCGGGACAACACCTATCCCGGCGCGGCGTGCGACATCCCGTCGCCGCTCTACTCGTTCTCCTTCGAGCCGAACCCGCGCTGGCCGAAGCGGTTCTCGCGCCAGCCGGACATCCTGGCCTACCTGCGGCGCGTCATCGCCAAGTACGGGCTCGAGCCGCACATCCACTACCGGACCGAGGTCACCGGGGCCGCGTTCGACGCCGACCGCGGCCTTTGGCGCGTCGAGACTCGGACCGGCGAGACGTACGAGGCAAACGTTTTCGTCCCCGCGGTCGGCCAGCTGTCGCGGCCGGTGCTGCCCGACATCCCGGGCCGGGAGAGCTTCGCCGGCGACGCGTTCCACTCGGCGCGCTGGGACCACGGCGTCGAGCTGACCGGCAAGCGCGTCGCCGTCATCGGGACCGGGGCCAGCGCCGTCCAGTTCGTGCCGGAACTGCGCAAGCACGCGAAGCACGTCACGGTCTTCCAGCGCACGCCGCCGTACGTCCTGGCGAAGTCCGACCCGGCCTACCGGCGCTGGCAGCACTGGCTGTTCGAGCACCTGCCGCCCACGCAGCTGCTCGGCCGGCTGCGGATCTTCCTGCTCGCCGAGTACGCGACGTACGCGATGACGAAGCACCCCGTGCTGGCGAAGATGTTCGAGCTGCGGACGGCGCAGCTGCGGCGCCGGCACATCAAGGACCCGGAGCTGCGCGCGAAGCTGAAGCCGGCCTATCCCCTGGGCTGCAAGCGGATCCTCTTCACCAACGACTACCTGCCCGCGCTGGCCCAGCCGGACGTCGACGTCGAGGCGCGGCGGATCTCTTCGATCACGCCGCGCGGCGTGCGGGTCGAGGACGGGACCGAGATCGCCGCGGACGTCATCGTGTACGGCACCGGGTTCGCCGCGACGGAGTTCCTCGGCCGGATGGAGGTGCGCGGACTCGGCGGCCGGTCGCTGCGGGAGGCCTGGGCCGGCGGCGCGCGAGCGTACCTGGGCATCGCCGTTCCCGGGTTCCCGAACCTGTTCTGCGTCTACGGCCCCAACACGAACCTCGGCGCGGGGTCGATCATCTACATGATCGAGCGCCAGGCACGGTACATCCGCCAAGCCGTGGAACAGCTCGCGCGGCCCGGCGTGTCCTATATGGACGTCCGTTCCGAGGTCGAAGAACGGTACGACCGGGAAGTCCAGAAGCGGCTGGGCCACAGCGTGTGGAGCGCGTGCACCAGCTGGTACCGCCAGGCCGACGGCCGGGTGACGACCAACTGGCCGGGCCTGGTCACCGAGTACGACCGCCGGACCCGCCGGCTCGACCCCGCGGACTACCGGGCGGTGGCGTGA
- a CDS encoding Tex family protein: MSVSVEQKIAEELGVREGQVKAAVELLDGGSTVPFIARYRKEVTGMLDDAQLRTLEERLRYLRELDERRLAVLESIRSQGKLDDALEASILAADTKSRLEDIYLPYKPKRRTKAMIAREAGLEPLADGLLNDPTTDPQAAAAVFVDADKGVADAQAALDGARAILVERFAEDADLIGELREKMWGQGHLVAKVRAGKEEEGAKFSDYFDFSEPYTKLPSHRSLAMLRGEKEEVLDLTMSPDEPTDEPQVGPTDYETRIAAKFGITQQGRPGDKWLGDTVRWAWRTKILLHLGIDLRMRLRQAAEDDAVRVFAANLRDLLLAAPAGTRATMGLDPGFRTGVKVAVVDATGKVVDTHVIYPHQPANKWDQSIAELAALAARHKVDLISIGNGTASRETDKLAQELIKKHPELKLTKAVVSEAGASVYSASAFASAELPGMDVSLRGAVSIARRLQDPLAELVKIDPKSIGVGQYQHDLSEVSLSRSLDAVVEDCVNAVGVDVNTASAPLLTRVSGITTGLAENIVSHRDTNGPFRSRTALKEVARLGPKAFEQCAGFLRIPDGDDPLDSSSVHPEAYPVVRRILSKTGTDLRSLIGNTRTLSSLRPGDFVDDTFGLPTVTDILAELDKPGRDPRPAFKTATFAEGVDKIGDLKPGMRLEGVVTNVAAFGAFIDVGVHQDGLAHVSALSKNFVKDPREVVKPGDIVKVKVLDVDVPRKRISLTLRLDDEPGAASSRGGGGGRDRGQQGGGGGGGQRRGGSGGGDRRGGGGGRGGNSGGNSGSGGNSGSGGSGSMADALRRAGFGK; the protein is encoded by the coding sequence GTGAGCGTGTCGGTCGAGCAGAAGATCGCCGAAGAACTGGGCGTGCGCGAAGGACAGGTCAAGGCCGCCGTCGAGCTGCTCGACGGCGGTTCGACCGTCCCGTTCATCGCGCGGTACCGCAAGGAGGTGACCGGCATGCTCGACGACGCGCAGCTGCGCACGCTCGAAGAGCGGCTGCGCTACCTGCGCGAACTCGACGAGCGGCGGCTCGCCGTGCTCGAGTCCATCCGGAGCCAGGGCAAGCTGGACGACGCCCTCGAGGCCTCGATCCTCGCCGCGGACACGAAGTCGCGGCTCGAGGACATCTACCTCCCGTACAAGCCGAAGCGCCGCACGAAGGCCATGATCGCGCGCGAAGCGGGGCTCGAGCCGCTGGCCGACGGCCTGCTCAACGACCCGACGACCGACCCGCAGGCGGCGGCCGCGGTGTTCGTCGACGCGGACAAGGGCGTCGCGGACGCGCAGGCGGCGCTCGACGGCGCCCGCGCGATCCTCGTCGAGCGCTTCGCCGAGGACGCCGATCTGATCGGCGAACTGCGCGAGAAGATGTGGGGTCAGGGCCACCTGGTCGCCAAGGTCCGCGCGGGCAAGGAGGAAGAGGGCGCGAAGTTCTCCGACTACTTCGACTTCTCCGAGCCCTACACGAAGCTCCCCTCGCACCGGAGCCTCGCGATGCTGCGCGGCGAGAAAGAGGAGGTCCTCGACCTCACGATGTCGCCGGACGAGCCCACCGATGAGCCGCAGGTCGGCCCGACGGACTACGAGACGCGCATCGCCGCGAAGTTCGGCATCACGCAGCAGGGCCGGCCGGGCGACAAGTGGCTCGGCGACACCGTGCGCTGGGCGTGGCGCACCAAGATCCTCCTGCACCTGGGCATCGACCTGCGGATGCGGCTGCGCCAGGCGGCCGAGGACGACGCCGTGCGCGTGTTCGCGGCCAACCTGCGCGACCTGCTGCTCGCCGCGCCCGCCGGCACGCGCGCCACGATGGGCCTCGACCCGGGCTTCCGGACCGGCGTCAAGGTGGCCGTCGTGGACGCGACCGGCAAGGTCGTCGACACCCACGTCATCTACCCGCACCAGCCCGCGAACAAGTGGGACCAGTCGATCGCGGAGCTGGCGGCGCTGGCGGCGCGGCACAAGGTCGACCTGATCTCGATCGGCAATGGCACGGCGTCGCGCGAGACGGACAAGCTCGCGCAGGAGCTGATCAAGAAGCATCCGGAACTGAAGCTGACGAAGGCTGTCGTGTCCGAGGCGGGCGCGTCGGTGTACTCGGCGTCGGCGTTCGCTTCGGCCGAGCTGCCCGGCATGGACGTCTCACTGCGCGGCGCGGTCTCGATCGCGCGGCGGCTGCAGGACCCGCTGGCCGAGCTGGTGAAGATCGACCCGAAGTCGATCGGCGTCGGGCAGTACCAGCACGACCTGTCCGAGGTGTCGCTGTCGCGCTCGCTCGACGCGGTGGTCGAGGACTGCGTGAACGCGGTCGGCGTCGACGTGAACACGGCGTCCGCGCCGCTGCTGACCCGGGTTTCGGGCATCACGACGGGGCTGGCGGAGAACATCGTTTCGCACCGCGACACGAACGGCCCGTTCCGCTCCCGGACGGCGCTGAAGGAAGTCGCGCGGCTGGGCCCGAAGGCGTTCGAGCAGTGCGCGGGCTTCCTGCGGATCCCGGACGGCGACGACCCGCTCGACTCGTCGTCGGTGCACCCGGAGGCGTACCCGGTGGTCCGGCGCATCCTGTCGAAGACGGGCACGGACCTGCGCTCGCTGATCGGCAACACGCGGACGCTGTCTTCCCTGCGCCCCGGGGACTTCGTCGACGACACGTTCGGCCTCCCGACGGTGACGGACATCCTGGCCGAGCTGGACAAGCCGGGCCGCGACCCGCGCCCAGCCTTCAAGACGGCGACGTTCGCCGAAGGCGTGGACAAGATCGGCGACCTCAAGCCGGGCATGCGCCTGGAGGGCGTCGTGACGAACGTGGCGGCGTTCGGGGCGTTCATCGACGTCGGGGTGCACCAGGACGGGCTCGCGCACGTTTCGGCGCTGTCGAAGAACTTCGTGAAGGACCCGCGGGAGGTCGTGAAGCCCGGGGACATCGTGAAGGTGAAGGTGCTCGACGTCGACGTGCCGCGGAAGCGGATTTCGCTCACGCTGCGGCTGGACGACGAGCCGGGTGCCGCGTCGTCGCGTGGCGGCGGTGGCGGTCGGGATCGCGGCCAGCAGGGTGGCGGCGGTGGCGGCGGACAGCGCCGCGGCGGCTCGGGTGGTGGCGACCGACGCGGTGGCGGCGGTGGTCGGGGCGGCAACTCCGGCGGCAACTCGGGCTCCGGCGGCAACTCGGGCTCGGGCGGCAGCGGCTCGATGGCGGACGCGCTGCGGCGGGCCGGGTTCGGCAAGTAG
- a CDS encoding chitinase — MVPKVRLALISLLSVVALSLGVTFVLAGNAAAANILANPGFEAGTSGWTCTATPTAVSTPVHSGSHALSATPTSSDNAQCSQTLTVSANTAYQLSAWVQGSYVYLGVSGSATTSTWTPGTSGYQQLSLSFTTGSSTSLTVYLHGWYAQPTYYADDVSLDGPGTPPPTTPTTPTTPTTPPTTTTPPTTTTPPPTQGDLPKHVLTGYWQNFYNGAKALKLADVPTKYNIIAVSFADATGTPGAVSFTLDSGLSSQLGGYTDAQFRADIKTVQARGQRVIISVGGQNGTISVSDSSSANNFANSVKSLISTYGFDGVDIDLENGINATYMGQALRSIYNGGGKVLTMAPQTIDMQSTSGGYFQLALNIKDILTVVNMQYYNSGTMLGCNGSVYAQGTVDFLTALACIQLQGGLRADQVGLGLPASSSAAGGGYQAPSNTVSALNCLARGTSCGSFKPSTTYPTIRGAMTWSINWDASQGYAFANTVSAGLAGLP; from the coding sequence GTGGTCCCCAAGGTCCGGCTAGCCCTGATTTCGTTACTTTCCGTGGTCGCGCTGAGTCTCGGCGTGACGTTCGTCCTCGCCGGCAACGCCGCGGCGGCGAACATCCTGGCCAACCCGGGCTTCGAAGCCGGCACCTCGGGCTGGACCTGCACCGCCACGCCGACCGCGGTGAGCACCCCGGTCCACAGCGGGAGCCACGCGCTGAGCGCGACCCCGACGTCGTCGGACAACGCGCAGTGCTCGCAGACGCTCACCGTCTCGGCGAACACGGCGTACCAGCTGTCGGCGTGGGTCCAGGGCAGCTACGTCTACCTGGGCGTTTCCGGCTCGGCGACGACCAGCACGTGGACGCCGGGCACGAGCGGTTACCAGCAGCTGTCGCTGAGCTTCACGACCGGTTCGAGCACGTCGCTGACGGTGTACCTGCACGGCTGGTACGCCCAGCCGACGTACTACGCCGACGACGTCAGCCTCGACGGCCCGGGCACCCCGCCGCCGACGACGCCGACCACGCCCACGACCCCCACCACCCCGCCGACCACCACGACCCCGCCGACGACGACCACGCCGCCGCCCACGCAGGGTGACCTGCCGAAGCACGTCCTGACCGGCTACTGGCAGAACTTCTACAACGGCGCCAAGGCGCTGAAGCTGGCCGACGTCCCGACGAAGTACAACATCATCGCGGTGTCGTTCGCGGACGCCACGGGCACGCCGGGCGCGGTGAGCTTCACGCTCGACTCGGGCCTGTCGTCGCAGCTCGGCGGCTACACGGACGCGCAGTTCAGGGCGGACATCAAGACGGTCCAGGCGCGCGGCCAGCGGGTCATCATCTCGGTCGGCGGACAGAACGGCACGATCAGCGTCAGCGACTCGTCGTCGGCGAACAACTTCGCGAACAGCGTCAAGTCGCTGATCTCGACCTACGGCTTCGACGGCGTCGACATCGACCTCGAGAACGGCATCAACGCCACCTACATGGGCCAAGCGCTGCGCAGCATCTACAACGGCGGCGGCAAGGTCCTCACGATGGCGCCCCAGACGATCGACATGCAGTCCACGTCCGGCGGCTACTTCCAGCTCGCGCTGAACATCAAGGACATCCTGACGGTCGTCAACATGCAGTACTACAACTCCGGCACGATGCTCGGCTGCAACGGCAGCGTGTACGCGCAGGGCACGGTCGACTTCCTGACGGCGCTGGCCTGCATCCAGCTCCAGGGCGGCTTGCGCGCGGACCAGGTCGGCCTGGGCCTCCCGGCGTCGTCTTCCGCGGCGGGCGGTGGTTACCAGGCGCCGTCGAACACGGTGTCAGCCCTGAACTGCCTGGCCCGCGGAACGTCCTGCGGCTCGTTCAAGCCGTCGACGACGTACCCGACGATCCGCGGCGCGATGACGTGGTCGATCAACTGGGACGCGTCGCAGGGGTACGCGTTCGCCAACACGGTCTCGGCCGGGCTCGCGGGCCTGCCGTAA